The proteins below come from a single uncultured Carboxylicivirga sp. genomic window:
- a CDS encoding PCMD domain-containing protein, protein MKKYIYIIIILLITSCVEEDFFGLSDYGNIKSIVVSNQASNAVIDNNSYHITLEIPGGIDLSTITIQELTLSSFAEADKKVGDILDLSTDQQIKVVSESGKEYTWTIESYVASATPQINNWQLNDWYQTSRGYYEPGADAATTVWGTGNPGSALVGKYATVPEDFGSDNYGARMETLDNGIAGIPLNTPISAGAIFTGYFDTDKIDPTNPAAATIFGTPFSGRPLAMRFTYSYKGGEKNKDRKGNVLDYPDACDIYALLEIRMDGRKERLATAWFRSPDDQEEMITVEVPFTYGKLDSSFPDYMIPDDHDFVGADSAAYALPTHISLVATSSFGGDKFEGAVGSLLIIDDIEMLYEEE, encoded by the coding sequence ATGAAAAAGTATATATATATCATCATCATTTTACTGATTACTTCTTGTGTTGAAGAAGATTTTTTTGGTTTGTCTGACTATGGAAATATTAAAAGTATTGTAGTAAGTAATCAGGCTAGTAACGCGGTAATCGATAATAATAGCTATCATATTACGCTTGAAATACCTGGTGGTATCGATTTATCAACCATTACCATCCAAGAGTTGACATTATCATCTTTTGCCGAGGCTGATAAAAAAGTTGGAGATATTCTTGATTTAAGTACCGACCAACAAATTAAAGTAGTATCAGAAAGTGGAAAAGAGTATACATGGACCATTGAATCGTATGTGGCTTCGGCAACTCCGCAAATTAATAACTGGCAACTAAACGATTGGTATCAAACGTCAAGGGGGTATTATGAACCTGGAGCTGATGCCGCCACCACTGTTTGGGGAACAGGTAACCCGGGATCGGCTTTGGTAGGAAAATATGCCACAGTACCTGAAGATTTTGGAAGTGATAATTACGGTGCCCGAATGGAAACACTGGATAATGGTATTGCCGGTATACCATTAAATACACCAATATCGGCTGGTGCTATTTTTACCGGGTATTTCGATACGGATAAAATTGATCCTACCAACCCTGCTGCAGCAACCATATTTGGTACTCCATTCTCGGGACGACCTTTGGCGATGCGTTTTACATATAGTTATAAAGGTGGTGAAAAAAATAAAGATCGTAAAGGTAATGTGTTGGATTACCCGGATGCTTGCGATATTTATGCTTTGCTCGAAATAAGAATGGATGGACGCAAAGAACGTCTGGCAACAGCATGGTTTCGGAGTCCAGATGATCAGGAAGAAATGATCACCGTAGAGGTTCCGTTTACCTATGGCAAATTAGATAGTAGTTTCCCGGATTATATGATCCCCGACGATCATGATTTTGTAGGCGCCGACTCGGCAGCCTATGCATTGCCCACTCATATTTCGTTGGTAGCTACGTCGAGCTTTGGTGGCGATAAGTTCGAGGGCGCTGTTGGTAGCCTTCTAATTATCGATGATATTGAAATGCTGTACGAGGAGGAATAA
- a CDS encoding beta-galactosidase, producing MKTKKQVFSLVLFLAVFVSMGLTSCQAPQPKHTFEIGKDDFLIDGKPFEIRCGEMHFARVPKEYWRHRLQMTKALGMNTICAYLFWNYHERTPGEFTWEGQADVAEFCKMAQEEGLWVILRPGPYACAEWEMGGLPWWLLKNDDIALRSTDPRYIEASKRYLKEVGRVLGPLQITNGGPILMVQVENEYGFYSDDAEYMGIMRQAVLDAGFDVPLFSCNPKHTLKRGYRDDLFPVVNFGADPADGFAKLREVLPEGPLMCGEFYSGWFDTWGTPHTFGDTDAYLRDMEYMLKEGASFSIYMAHGGTSFGFWGGADRPFKPDCSSYDYGAPISEAGLTTPKFFETRELISKYLMPGEEALPEPPAPMPSTTFSKVTLSQFAPLFQNLPKPVVGAEPKNMEYYDQARGSMLYRTTLPAGPAFTFSVGAANDFAWIYVDGEEVGLMDRRKRNYTVTIPARTKESTIDIFVHAMGRINFGKEVHDRKGLNAPVKFEANGNEIKSGQWEVFNLDYNDEYLTGLKYAERKEPNTKPGIWKGTFNVEKVGDTYLDVSTWGKGVVWVNGHALGRYWNIGPTQTMYIPAPWLKEGENNILILDIVGPSATTVEGLEHPILDQLKPENDFSGTRRSQGKLHIKNKKPVVKATFKKGGEAQTVKFGKTVKGRFFCIEALSAMNNGSHAAIAEMDILDAKGNAISHENWTIAYVSSEESAGENGIAENAIDGQTFNFWHSSWSTTKTEYPHQLVIDLGAETEVSGFVYVPRMDDKAPGRIKDYQIFISNDLVKK from the coding sequence ATGAAAACAAAGAAACAGGTTTTTAGCCTAGTATTATTTTTAGCTGTGTTTGTTTCGATGGGCTTAACATCGTGTCAGGCGCCACAGCCAAAACACACTTTTGAAATTGGGAAAGATGATTTTTTGATTGATGGTAAGCCATTCGAGATTCGTTGCGGAGAAATGCACTTTGCGAGAGTTCCAAAAGAATATTGGCGTCATCGCTTACAGATGACCAAAGCTTTAGGAATGAATACTATTTGTGCCTATTTGTTTTGGAATTATCACGAACGTACACCTGGAGAATTTACATGGGAAGGTCAGGCTGATGTGGCTGAGTTTTGTAAAATGGCTCAGGAAGAAGGTCTTTGGGTGATTCTTCGACCTGGTCCATATGCTTGTGCCGAATGGGAAATGGGTGGATTACCCTGGTGGTTGTTAAAGAACGATGATATTGCATTGCGTTCAACCGATCCTCGTTACATTGAAGCATCAAAGCGATATTTGAAAGAAGTAGGAAGAGTATTAGGGCCATTGCAAATTACCAATGGGGGACCTATTTTGATGGTGCAGGTCGAAAATGAATATGGTTTTTATTCTGATGATGCCGAATATATGGGAATTATGCGTCAGGCTGTACTTGATGCTGGTTTTGATGTGCCATTATTCTCATGTAATCCAAAACATACATTAAAAAGAGGCTATCGCGATGATTTATTTCCTGTAGTTAACTTTGGAGCCGATCCTGCTGACGGATTTGCCAAGCTTCGCGAAGTATTACCTGAAGGACCATTGATGTGTGGTGAGTTTTATTCGGGTTGGTTCGATACCTGGGGAACTCCACATACATTTGGAGATACAGATGCTTACTTGCGCGATATGGAATATATGCTAAAAGAAGGTGCTTCGTTTAGCATATATATGGCTCATGGAGGTACTTCATTTGGTTTTTGGGGTGGTGCCGATCGTCCGTTTAAACCCGATTGCTCAAGTTACGATTATGGAGCTCCTATCAGCGAGGCAGGTTTAACAACCCCTAAGTTTTTCGAAACACGTGAGTTAATCTCAAAATATTTGATGCCTGGAGAAGAAGCATTACCCGAACCTCCGGCACCAATGCCTTCAACAACATTTAGCAAGGTTACCTTATCGCAGTTTGCCCCATTATTTCAAAATTTGCCAAAACCGGTTGTGGGTGCTGAGCCTAAGAATATGGAGTATTACGATCAGGCTCGTGGAAGTATGTTGTATCGCACCACATTACCTGCAGGGCCGGCTTTTACTTTTAGTGTAGGTGCTGCCAACGATTTTGCCTGGATTTATGTCGATGGTGAAGAAGTAGGATTAATGGACCGTCGTAAACGAAATTATACGGTTACCATCCCTGCCAGAACAAAGGAAAGTACCATCGATATTTTTGTACATGCTATGGGGCGTATTAACTTCGGTAAAGAGGTGCATGACCGCAAAGGTTTAAATGCTCCTGTTAAATTTGAAGCTAACGGAAATGAAATTAAAAGTGGGCAATGGGAAGTGTTCAACCTGGATTACAACGATGAGTATTTGACTGGTTTAAAATATGCCGAACGCAAAGAGCCAAATACAAAACCTGGAATTTGGAAAGGTACTTTTAATGTTGAAAAAGTTGGAGACACTTATCTTGATGTTTCAACATGGGGTAAGGGTGTTGTTTGGGTAAATGGTCATGCATTGGGTCGTTACTGGAACATTGGTCCAACACAAACTATGTATATTCCGGCTCCCTGGTTGAAAGAAGGAGAGAATAATATTTTAATTTTAGATATTGTTGGACCTTCAGCTACTACCGTCGAAGGATTGGAGCATCCTATTTTAGATCAGCTAAAACCAGAAAATGATTTTTCAGGTACACGCAGAAGTCAAGGTAAACTTCATATCAAAAATAAGAAACCAGTAGTAAAAGCAACGTTTAAAAAAGGTGGCGAAGCTCAAACAGTTAAGTTTGGCAAAACAGTAAAAGGACGTTTCTTCTGTATTGAGGCATTAAGTGCGATGAATAATGGTTCGCATGCTGCTATAGCCGAAATGGATATCTTGGATGCTAAAGGCAATGCTATCAGCCACGAAAACTGGACTATTGCTTATGTAAGTAGTGAAGAATCGGCTGGAGAAAATGGAATTGCTGAAAATGCTATTGACGGACAAACCTTTAACTTCTGGCATTCGTCGTGGAGTACTACAAAAACTGAGTATCCTCATCAATTGGTAATTGATTTAGGAGCAGAAACTGAAGTTTCTGGCTTTGTCTATGTTCCGCGTATGGATGACAAGGCTCCCGGACGTATAAAAGATTATCAGATTTTTATTAGCAACGACTTGGTTAAGAAGTAA
- a CDS encoding UvrD-helicase domain-containing protein gives MTLTEEQKSIIETEGNLKVNAVAGSGKTTTILEYAKQRRHNTILYIAFNKSVRLEAEQKLQQMGLNNVQVETAHSLAYKYIIPGSFFKIRFGYQPHELVQILRLPVKAGDLQHLKLANHIYQFAVYFCNSAATKVADLDYLQTIHETESLDFVQKYYDAILYYTRLFLAKMYNGQIEIIHDFYLKQFQLSNVQLPHQYILFDEGQDASPAMLQTFLNQKANKVIIGDQHQQIYSWRYAINALQNVDFKTQHLSQSFRFNHEVATLASSILNLKKLINKPGTSNVKGCGNNKSIQTRATLARSNSSLLSRAIELLIQQRELTKIYFEGQLNSYTFADEGGSIFDILNLYRGERHMIKDAQMAAMPGFDELKDYVAETGNNNLKPLIDLVEKYHKDLPFYMKRIKDSVVDNTQKHEAEMIFSTVHKSKGMEYDEVFLQDDFINEQSLIDAKGGIKAGEIKPSVLEEEINLLYVAATRTKTKLHIPIKLLPTGFYIQDMKTITTGTALKLKQNFSRQSLPNKNAKWSRSEEIQLSQLFLSGKPIAHIAKLLGRSQTAVKSRIDKLDLWEKFY, from the coding sequence ATGACATTAACGGAGGAGCAAAAGAGTATTATTGAAACAGAAGGTAACTTAAAAGTGAATGCAGTTGCCGGATCGGGAAAAACAACTACCATACTTGAGTATGCAAAACAACGACGACACAACACTATTTTATATATTGCTTTTAACAAATCGGTACGATTAGAAGCCGAACAAAAGTTGCAGCAAATGGGCCTGAATAATGTGCAGGTCGAAACAGCCCATTCGTTGGCTTATAAGTATATAATTCCGGGCTCGTTTTTTAAGATACGTTTTGGGTATCAACCTCACGAATTAGTTCAAATCTTACGATTACCCGTTAAAGCAGGCGATTTACAGCATTTAAAACTAGCCAATCATATTTATCAGTTTGCTGTTTACTTTTGTAATAGTGCTGCCACCAAAGTGGCTGATCTGGATTATTTACAAACCATTCACGAAACCGAAAGTCTTGATTTTGTTCAAAAATACTACGATGCTATCTTATATTATACACGTTTGTTTTTGGCAAAAATGTACAATGGGCAAATCGAAATTATTCATGATTTTTACCTGAAGCAGTTTCAGCTTTCCAATGTTCAGCTTCCTCATCAATATATTTTGTTTGACGAAGGCCAGGATGCATCACCAGCTATGCTTCAAACCTTTTTAAATCAAAAAGCCAATAAGGTAATAATAGGCGATCAGCACCAGCAGATTTACTCGTGGCGTTATGCCATTAATGCACTTCAGAATGTTGATTTCAAAACCCAACATTTAAGCCAGAGTTTTCGATTTAACCACGAAGTTGCCACGTTAGCTTCATCAATTTTAAATTTGAAAAAATTGATTAACAAACCGGGCACTTCTAATGTAAAAGGCTGTGGAAATAATAAGAGTATTCAAACACGCGCCACACTGGCTCGATCAAATAGTAGTTTATTATCGCGTGCCATCGAATTATTAATTCAACAACGTGAACTCACAAAAATTTACTTCGAAGGGCAATTAAATTCCTACACTTTTGCCGATGAAGGAGGTTCCATTTTTGATATTCTAAATCTTTACCGAGGCGAACGCCATATGATAAAAGATGCGCAAATGGCAGCCATGCCCGGATTTGATGAGTTAAAAGATTATGTTGCCGAAACAGGAAACAATAACTTAAAACCATTAATTGATTTAGTGGAGAAATACCATAAAGACCTCCCCTTCTATATGAAACGTATTAAAGATTCGGTGGTTGACAACACTCAAAAACACGAAGCTGAAATGATCTTTTCAACCGTTCATAAAAGTAAGGGAATGGAATACGATGAAGTGTTTTTACAAGACGACTTTATCAACGAGCAAAGTTTAATTGATGCCAAAGGCGGCATTAAAGCCGGAGAGATTAAACCATCGGTGCTCGAAGAAGAAATTAATCTGCTATATGTAGCGGCAACACGAACAAAAACCAAATTACATATCCCCATCAAACTTTTGCCTACAGGTTTTTATATTCAAGATATGAAAACAATTACGACCGGAACAGCCTTAAAGCTAAAACAGAATTTCTCAAGACAATCGTTACCCAATAAAAATGCAAAATGGTCCCGAAGTGAAGAAATTCAGTTAAGTCAATTATTCTTATCAGGTAAACCTATTGCACATATAGCTAAATTATTAGGAAGAAGTCAGACTGCTGTTAAAAGTCGAATCGACAAACTTGATCTTTGGGAAAAGTTCTATTAA
- a CDS encoding DJ-1 family glyoxalase III, protein MTHVALFLADGFEEIEALTPVDVLRRADIKVTTVSISNSLEVTGAHQIIVKADTLITDIRPDNYSCAVLPGGMPGALNLKNNQKLNDLILAFAKEDKLIGAICAAPIVPAALGITKNKKVTCYPGFEDQLTDADYTGNLIEVDGHLITGKAAGAAMQFALQLVETIKNKETAKDVADKMFVKY, encoded by the coding sequence ATGACACACGTTGCTCTATTTCTAGCCGATGGTTTTGAAGAAATTGAGGCTCTCACTCCTGTTGATGTATTACGAAGAGCAGATATAAAGGTAACTACTGTTTCAATTAGCAATTCATTAGAAGTAACCGGGGCTCATCAAATTATAGTAAAAGCCGACACGCTTATTACAGATATTAGACCTGACAACTATAGCTGCGCGGTTCTACCCGGAGGTATGCCCGGAGCTTTAAACCTAAAAAACAATCAGAAACTAAATGATTTAATTCTTGCATTTGCAAAAGAAGATAAATTGATTGGTGCAATTTGTGCTGCACCCATTGTACCAGCAGCTCTAGGCATTACAAAAAACAAAAAAGTAACTTGTTATCCTGGTTTCGAGGATCAATTAACTGATGCCGATTACACAGGAAATTTAATTGAAGTAGATGGACATTTAATTACAGGGAAAGCAGCAGGAGCTGCTATGCAGTTTGCACTTCAACTTGTTGAAACCATCAAAAACAAAGAAACAGCAAAAGATGTTGCTGATAAAATGTTTGTTAAATATTAA
- a CDS encoding NigD-like C-terminal domain-containing protein: MNFLKYGFLAVMVGMFMVACSDDDKTPIEEEEDLVGVVIMAETAKYDGTSIVGLDGVVYDIVQNNAQDAGLMADYAWYTLEYTQTPEVGLGINVNLAAIEYDQVKAIIDIEDAENTNDGVDVSQVSIEGDIITLVLDYVGGKKAHTAELIYDVANYNEEEGTLVLSFSYNLNSDKGTQTFSSVAQFSLATLEAEIEAGTSLIIAYTDIDGEEKEIETEFEF, encoded by the coding sequence ATGAATTTTTTAAAGTATGGTTTTTTAGCTGTGATGGTAGGTATGTTTATGGTTGCCTGTAGTGATGATGACAAGACTCCAATTGAAGAAGAGGAGGACTTAGTGGGTGTTGTTATTATGGCTGAGACTGCAAAATACGATGGTACTTCTATTGTTGGATTAGATGGTGTAGTTTATGATATCGTTCAAAATAATGCTCAAGATGCTGGATTAATGGCGGATTATGCATGGTATACATTAGAATACACTCAAACACCAGAAGTTGGATTAGGAATCAACGTTAACTTAGCAGCTATTGAGTACGATCAAGTTAAAGCTATTATTGACATTGAAGATGCTGAAAATACCAATGATGGAGTTGATGTATCGCAAGTATCCATCGAAGGCGATATTATTACTTTAGTATTAGATTATGTTGGTGGTAAAAAAGCACATACTGCTGAATTAATTTATGACGTTGCTAACTACAACGAAGAAGAGGGTACTTTGGTATTGTCTTTCTCATACAACTTGAACAGTGATAAAGGAACTCAAACTTTCTCGTCAGTAGCACAGTTTAGCTTAGCTACTTTAGAAGCAGAAATCGAAGCTGGAACATCTTTGATTATCGCTTATACTGACATTGATGGTGAAGAAAAAGAAATTGAAACTGAGTTTGAGTTTTAA
- a CDS encoding FAD-binding domain-containing protein translates to MQPIIYWFRNDLRLYDNIALWKATESNHPILFIYILNEDWFKTSKLGFNRISNYRLQHLYSSLNRLKKELSSKEAVLHIYKGKPTSIIADLAKNINAKAVFSHHEYAADELMEEQAINNILPLQLFWGNMVYPPTHVPFSAEVSPYYYTKFMKKVIELSPALIIPKIEELKSAQTNAIKQYELLETPITEAPLDLMNNYLNSYQFEEYSYSRELFEGDHYSSFLSPFLADGSLSANIVFQKLTDKLKEKPILEPSITKFQQQLIWRDYYRFLFLRYGSKLFYRHGIRNKNRDRYDDLDAFKTWMNGTTDHPLINAFMNEIRTTGFLSNRGRMLVSYYLSKVMQVNWLWGAQWFEHLLIDYDVCNNYGNWAYQSGVGTDSRFNRSFNLDKQIEKFDPRRVYLAKWANKSAT, encoded by the coding sequence ATGCAGCCTATTATTTATTGGTTTCGAAACGACCTAAGATTATACGATAACATAGCCCTTTGGAAAGCAACTGAATCTAATCACCCTATATTATTTATCTATATTTTAAACGAAGATTGGTTTAAAACAAGCAAATTAGGTTTTAACAGAATTAGTAATTACAGATTACAGCACCTTTACTCAAGCCTCAATCGATTAAAGAAGGAATTAAGTAGCAAAGAGGCTGTATTGCATATTTACAAAGGTAAACCGACATCTATCATTGCTGATTTAGCAAAAAACATAAATGCAAAAGCAGTATTTAGCCATCACGAGTATGCAGCTGATGAACTGATGGAAGAACAAGCTATCAACAATATACTTCCTTTACAATTATTTTGGGGTAATATGGTGTATCCTCCTACTCATGTTCCGTTTAGTGCCGAGGTAAGTCCTTATTACTATACCAAATTCATGAAAAAGGTAATAGAACTCTCCCCGGCTCTTATTATTCCCAAAATTGAAGAATTAAAATCAGCGCAGACAAATGCCATTAAACAATACGAACTTCTAGAAACGCCAATAACAGAAGCACCATTGGATTTGATGAACAATTATTTGAATAGCTACCAATTTGAAGAATACTCTTATTCGAGAGAATTGTTTGAAGGAGATCATTATTCAAGTTTTCTATCACCTTTTTTGGCCGATGGAAGTTTATCAGCAAATATTGTGTTTCAGAAACTAACTGATAAACTAAAAGAAAAGCCAATACTTGAACCATCTATTACTAAATTCCAACAACAATTGATCTGGCGTGATTATTATCGATTTTTGTTTTTAAGATATGGTAGTAAATTGTTCTATCGTCATGGCATAAGAAATAAAAACCGCGACAGATATGATGATTTAGACGCTTTTAAAACGTGGATGAATGGAACAACCGACCATCCACTAATAAACGCTTTTATGAATGAAATACGCACTACCGGTTTTTTATCAAATAGAGGGCGTATGCTGGTATCGTATTATTTATCAAAAGTGATGCAAGTCAACTGGCTTTGGGGTGCTCAATGGTTCGAACATCTATTAATTGATTACGATGTATGCAATAATTATGGCAATTGGGCATATCAATCAGGAGTTGGCACTGATAGCCGATTCAACCGAAGTTTTAACCTTGACAAACAAATAGAAAAGTTTGATCCTCGAAGAGTTTATCTTGCCAAATGGGCCAATAAAAGTGCGACTTAA
- a CDS encoding BamA/TamA family outer membrane protein: protein MKEITRLLLLIGAIILSQVATGQEKDTLSVEKNVQFSILGGPGYTPDFGVVIGGSALVTLSTNPQDTLLKRSVLPFAFAYMTNGGGTVMLRPQLFFNQDRFRVFGTIIYKNVLENYYGIGYDDNSSIERGEETTQYRMESFRFNPTFLFRYKKTDIFIGGSVDLMHSKMKDVSEGVLNDVNYIAQGGDENGLKNTNVGLGINFNYDTRDLPANSYSGVFFEFSTTNYFKALGSTSNFGVYNFDYRQFQELKFLGDRRVLAWNVNGRFTSGDVPINDMSMVGSPFDLRGYYLGHYRDRNAMYALAEYRHMFNLGDETKMRKLLSRFGFATWGGIGSVSDKFVDVNNLLPNFGAGLRIEVQPRMNFRVDVGRDPLNNQTLFYFNMTEAF, encoded by the coding sequence ATGAAGGAAATAACAAGATTATTATTGCTGATAGGTGCAATTATATTGAGTCAGGTTGCAACAGGACAAGAAAAGGATACTCTATCCGTCGAAAAAAATGTTCAATTTAGCATTTTAGGAGGACCAGGTTATACACCTGATTTTGGTGTTGTTATAGGTGGAAGTGCGTTGGTTACTTTATCCACAAATCCTCAGGATACACTTTTAAAACGTTCGGTATTACCATTTGCATTTGCTTATATGACAAATGGAGGAGGTACGGTAATGCTTCGTCCTCAGTTGTTTTTTAATCAAGATAGGTTTCGAGTATTCGGCACAATCATTTATAAAAATGTTCTTGAAAACTATTACGGTATCGGTTACGATGATAATTCATCTATAGAAAGAGGTGAGGAGACAACTCAATACAGGATGGAGAGTTTTCGGTTTAACCCAACCTTTTTGTTTAGGTATAAAAAAACAGATATTTTCATTGGGGGATCAGTCGATTTAATGCATTCAAAAATGAAAGATGTGAGCGAAGGTGTGTTGAATGATGTAAATTACATTGCTCAGGGAGGTGATGAAAATGGACTAAAAAATACCAATGTGGGTTTGGGAATAAATTTTAATTATGATACACGCGATTTGCCGGCAAATTCATACTCAGGCGTTTTTTTTGAATTTAGTACAACCAATTATTTTAAAGCCTTAGGAAGTACTTCTAATTTTGGCGTGTATAATTTTGATTACCGGCAGTTTCAGGAATTAAAGTTTTTAGGCGATCGTAGGGTTTTAGCCTGGAATGTTAACGGGCGCTTTACTTCAGGAGATGTTCCTATTAACGATATGTCGATGGTGGGATCACCTTTTGATTTACGGGGGTATTATCTTGGGCATTACCGCGATAGAAATGCGATGTATGCTTTGGCGGAATATCGCCATATGTTTAATTTGGGAGACGAAACCAAAATGCGAAAGTTACTGTCGCGATTTGGTTTTGCAACATGGGGTGGAATTGGTTCCGTAAGCGACAAATTTGTTGATGTAAACAATTTATTACCCAATTTTGGTGCAGGATTGCGTATAGAAGTACAACCCCGAATGAATTTCAGGGTTGATGTGGGCCGCGATCCACTCAATAATCAAACATTATTTTATTTTAACATGACCGAGGCATTTTAA
- a CDS encoding DUF418 domain-containing protein, producing the protein MQKKGRIELVDALRGFAVMAIMLLHCLERFNLYIFPSKESLPSWMISSDQTIWDTSFFLFGGKAYAIFALLFGFTFFLQNSKSKSKNLDFGKTFVWRMFLLVGFAFFNAAFFPGDVLLLFSVMGIFLVLVRKSSPKMILTISIFLLLQPLEIGQYLISKFNPELTTIHEVATSIVRTHMGVLKSQVRDAGILQSIWNNFYHGQIFSFMWAVGNGRWIQTLGLFMMGMYLGETQLFANASHHLKTWFTILIISIMCFIPLYYIDIYTSTSFNTITVRTLGNAISMWKNLSFTSALVSIFVLLYQSPFQKIQKQLQNYGRMSLTNYIVQSIFGFILFFPAVLNISPIVSNTYALLLGIVLFILQLLWCNYWLKNHKQGPLESIWHKGTWMFNRK; encoded by the coding sequence ATGCAGAAAAAAGGAAGAATTGAATTGGTTGATGCTTTAAGAGGTTTTGCAGTAATGGCAATTATGCTACTACATTGTCTCGAACGATTTAATCTTTATATTTTTCCGTCTAAAGAATCGCTTCCATCCTGGATGATTAGCTCTGATCAAACAATTTGGGATACTTCTTTTTTTCTATTTGGAGGCAAGGCTTATGCTATTTTTGCTTTGCTGTTTGGATTCACTTTTTTTCTGCAAAATTCTAAGAGCAAAAGTAAAAACCTTGATTTTGGAAAAACGTTTGTTTGGCGAATGTTCCTTTTAGTTGGATTTGCGTTCTTTAACGCAGCCTTTTTCCCAGGTGATGTTTTATTACTGTTTTCGGTGATGGGTATTTTCTTGGTTTTGGTTAGAAAATCATCCCCAAAGATGATTTTAACCATTTCGATATTTTTACTATTACAACCCTTAGAAATAGGACAATACCTAATTAGTAAATTCAATCCGGAATTAACTACGATACACGAAGTTGCAACATCAATTGTTCGCACTCATATGGGAGTTTTAAAAAGTCAGGTTCGCGACGCAGGTATTTTACAATCTATTTGGAACAACTTTTATCACGGCCAGATATTTAGCTTTATGTGGGCTGTTGGTAATGGCCGTTGGATTCAAACATTAGGTTTGTTCATGATGGGCATGTATTTGGGCGAAACTCAGCTTTTTGCTAATGCCAGTCATCACTTAAAAACATGGTTTACTATTTTAATAATTTCCATTATGTGCTTCATCCCTCTATATTATATTGATATCTATACAAGTACAAGTTTCAATACAATTACAGTGCGTACACTTGGAAACGCGATTTCCATGTGGAAGAATTTGTCATTCACCTCTGCGTTGGTTTCTATATTTGTTTTGCTGTATCAATCTCCTTTTCAAAAAATACAGAAACAATTACAAAACTATGGTCGCATGAGTCTTACCAATTACATTGTTCAATCCATCTTTGGTTTTATTCTTTTCTTTCCGGCAGTATTAAATATCTCACCAATCGTTTCCAACACCTATGCGTTACTTTTAGGTATTGTTCTATTTATTTTACAGCTTTTATGGTGTAACTATTGGCTAAAAAATCACAAACAAGGACCTCTTGAGTCTATATGGCATAAAGGCACTTGGATGTTTAATCGTAAATAA